The following proteins come from a genomic window of Erpetoichthys calabaricus chromosome 18, fErpCal1.3, whole genome shotgun sequence:
- the LOC114668559 gene encoding phospholipase A2-like, producing MRVVTVPFILLCLGVVGARFIPSALWQFRNMIICVLPSSWPLFEYNRYGCYCGYGGSGTPVDDLDRCCQVHDHCYSEAMQHKDCWPIFDNPYTEIYSYSCSEGVITCNDRNNPCEAFICECDRQAAMCFARSDYNEENHKVPSDRCKD from the exons ATGCGTGTGGTCACTGTGCCATTCATTCTGCTCTGCCTTG GAGTGGTAGGTGCCAGATTTATACCCAGTGCCCTCTGGCAGTTTCGGAACATGATTATCTGTGTCCTGCCTAGTAGCTGGCCACTCTTCGAGTATAACCGGTATGGGTGCTACTGTGGATATGGAGGTTCTGGGACCCCTGTTGATGACCTTGACAG GTGCTGTCAAGTCCATGACCATTGCTACAGTGAAGCGATGCAACACAAGGACTGCTGGCCAATTTTTGATAACCCTTACACTGAGATCTACTCATACTCCTGCTCTGAGGGAGTCATCACCTGTAATG ATCGGAACAATCCCTGTGAGGCGTTCATCTGTGAGTGTGACCGTCAGGCAGCCATGTGCTTTGCACGGTCTGACTACAACGAGGAAAATCACAAAGTGCCCAGTGATCGCTGTAAGGACTGA
- the LOC114668560 gene encoding LOW QUALITY PROTEIN: phospholipase A2-like (The sequence of the model RefSeq protein was modified relative to this genomic sequence to represent the inferred CDS: deleted 1 base in 1 codon; substituted 1 base at 1 genomic stop codon), translating into MIKCAIPGCEPLHDYNNYCCNCGLGGSGKPVNDLDAXFLGSGLYHFPLLLHYPTYPDYFHFPGSARSMTTAILPSRKSQSSSLFLTILTRRSTPENNDSCEKHICECDRQAVMCFSKVDYNLEYKSLDTSEHCK; encoded by the exons ATGATCAAGTGTGCCATCCCGGGCTGTGAACCACTGCATGACTACAACAACTATTGTTGCAACTGTGGACTTGGAGGATCAGGGAAGCCAGTGAATGATCTTGACGCTTAAT TCCTCGGATCTGGTCTGTACCACTTTCCTTTGCTTCTCCACTACCCCACTTACcctgattattttcattttcctggTTCTGCAAGGTCCATGACAACTGCTATTCTGCCTTCAAGAAAGTCCCAGAGTTCTTCCCTTTTTTTGACAATCCTTACACGGAGGTCTACAC cTGAGAATAATGACTCGTGTGAAAAGCACATCTGCGAGTGTGACCGCCAGGCTGTCATGTGCTTCTCCAAGGTCGATTACAACCTAGAGTACAAAAGCCTGGACACCTCTGAACATTGTAAATGA
- the cryba4 gene encoding beta-crystallin A4 isoform X2, with the protein MDFGFETVRSFRVESGAWVGYEHSAFQGQQFVLERGEYPRWEAWSGSNAYHIERMTSFRPIACANHRECRMTIYERENFLGRKGELSDDYPSLQAMGWCNNEVGSLRVQSGAWVCYQYPGYRGFQYIIECDRHSGEYKHWREWGSHAQTFQVQSIRRIQQ; encoded by the exons ATGGACTTCGGCTTCGAGACGGTGCGCTCCTTCCGCGTGGAGAGCGGCGC GTGGGTGGGCTACGAACACTCGGCTTTCCAGGGTCAACAGTTTGTCTTGGAGAGGGGCGAGTACCCGCGCTGGGAGGCCTGGAGCGGCAGCAACGCTTACCACATCGAGAGGATGACCTCCTTTCGCCCCATCGCCTGTGCG AATCACCGCGAGTGCAGGATGACCATCTATGAACGAGAGAACTTCCTTGGACGCAAGGGGGAGCTCAGTGACGACTACCCGTCCCTGCAGGCCATGGGCTGGTGCAACAACGAGGTCGGCTCTTTGCGAGTGCAGTCCGGAGC GTGGGTGTGCTACCAGTATCCCGGATACCGCGGCTTCCAGTACATCATAGAGTGCGATCGCCACTCAGGAGAGTACAAACACTGGCGGGAATGGGGATCTCACGCACAGACTTTCCAAGTGCAGTCCATTCGACGCATCCAGCAGTGA
- the cryba4 gene encoding beta-crystallin A4 isoform X1, producing MTPHLPFVPLEVRMRTELVITCLSLRRWVGYEHSAFQGQQFVLERGEYPRWEAWSGSNAYHIERMTSFRPIACANHRECRMTIYERENFLGRKGELSDDYPSLQAMGWCNNEVGSLRVQSGAWVCYQYPGYRGFQYIIECDRHSGEYKHWREWGSHAQTFQVQSIRRIQQ from the exons ATGACCCCGCATCTCCCTTTTGTCCCTCTCGAGGTGCGGATGCGAACAGAGCTGGTTATAACGTGCTTGTCTCTTCGCAGGTGGGTGGGCTACGAACACTCGGCTTTCCAGGGTCAACAGTTTGTCTTGGAGAGGGGCGAGTACCCGCGCTGGGAGGCCTGGAGCGGCAGCAACGCTTACCACATCGAGAGGATGACCTCCTTTCGCCCCATCGCCTGTGCG AATCACCGCGAGTGCAGGATGACCATCTATGAACGAGAGAACTTCCTTGGACGCAAGGGGGAGCTCAGTGACGACTACCCGTCCCTGCAGGCCATGGGCTGGTGCAACAACGAGGTCGGCTCTTTGCGAGTGCAGTCCGGAGC GTGGGTGTGCTACCAGTATCCCGGATACCGCGGCTTCCAGTACATCATAGAGTGCGATCGCCACTCAGGAGAGTACAAACACTGGCGGGAATGGGGATCTCACGCACAGACTTTCCAAGTGCAGTCCATTCGACGCATCCAGCAGTGA
- the crybb1 gene encoding beta-crystallin B1: MSQTAKAATSQGTDSKEKGTPAPASKATKTGEPSMGSYRIIIYEQENFQGRHMEFQNECVNLCDRGFDRVRSLRVECGPWVAYEQSNFHGEMFILEKGEYPRWDTWSNSYRSDCFMSFRPVRMDNQEHKICLFECADFKGNKMEIHEDDVPSLWAYGFCDRVGSVRVPCGTWVGYQYPGYRGYQYLLECGDYRHWNEWCAFQPQIQSMRRIRDMQWHQKGCFNFTMAAK, encoded by the exons ATGTCCCAGACTGCCAAAGCAGCCACCAGCCAGGGTACTGACTCTAAGGAGAAGGGCACACCTGCACCTGCCAGTAAGGCCACTAAGACTGGAGAGCCCAGCATGGGCTCCTACAGG ATCATCATCTATGAACAGGAGAACTTCCAGGGTCGTCACATGGAGTTCCAGAATGAATGTGTGAACCTATGTGACCGAGGCTTTGACCGCGTGCGCAGTTTGCGAGTGGAATGTGGCCC CTGGGTTGCATACGAGCAGAGCAATTTCCATGGGGAGATGTTTATCCTGGAGAAGGGAGAGTATCCTCGCTGGGACACCTGGTCCAACAGCTACAGGAGCGACTGCTTCATGTCCTTCCGCCCAGTTCGAATG GACAACCAAGAGCACAAGATTTGCCTTTTTGAATGTGCCGACTTCAAGGGTAACAAGATGGAGATCCATGAGGATGATGTGCCCAGCTTGTGGGCTTATGGGTTCTGTGACCGGGTGGGAAGTGTGAGAGTGCCCTGTGGAAC TTGGGTGGGATACCAGTATCCTGGCTACAGAGGCTACCAATACCTATTAGAGTGTGGAGATTACAGACACTGGAACGAATGGTGTGCCTTCCAGCCTCAGATCCAGTCCATGCGCCGCATCCGTGATATGCAGTGGCACCAGAAAGGATGCTTCAACTTCACAATGGCAGCCAAGTGA